The following proteins are encoded in a genomic region of Plasmodium coatneyi strain Hackeri chromosome 6, complete sequence:
- a CDS encoding KIR protein — protein MAKPIKENQNHCSVDQLPSRKIYSTFNNGKNGCAKSSSKTTEIENILKGKLKNEWVSGDESYAQRITKAWCTISRMNTEKKEKSPPCSTICDYFYYWLGDKLSNNLSGWGTTLQDIMPQIYTKLKDSNVQCEYIPMDTTVTHNLFPKRKIIFDYWHNYKTIWKQLQGDGDSCNTQFDSYLSAAEAVYGQVSANCGGKDRINDDFCNKFRKKFKEGAGSNNITEPSKLKDKATGGGDPPPSSDDEGDEANLDSCLKQLSSAVSSQHSAVAASSPQEAPALHSSSLQEGGAAAPSSSNTPVAPIVSSAVAGIGLPAAVTFLLYKLNIRFNNSGHFINNRFYRNFYQL, from the exons AG GAGAACCAGAATCACTGTAGTGTGGATCAATTACCCtctagaaaaatatatagtacGTTCAATAATGGCAAAAATGGATGTGCGAAGAGCAGTTCTAAGACAACAGAAATAGAAAACATTTTGAAAGGtaaattgaaaaatgaatgggTAAGTGGTGACGAAAGTTATGCACAAAGAATTACCAAAGCTTGGTGTACCATATCTAGAATGAATacagagaagaaggaaaaatcacCACCATGTTCAACAATATGTGattacttttattattggttaggggataaaTTATCTAACAATTTGAGTGGATGGGGAACTACACTTCAGGATATTATGCCACAAATCTACACTAAGTTAAAAGACTCCAATGTTCAATGTGAATATATACCTATGGACACCACTGTTACCCATAACCTTTTccctaaaagaaaaataatattcgattattgGCATAATTATAAAACGATATGGAAGCAGCTGCAGGGGGACGGCGACTCCTGTAATACCCAATTTGACAGCTACCTTAGTGCAGCTGAGGCCGTTTATGGACAAGTAAGTGCAAATTGTGGGGGGAAAGACCGCATTAATGATGACTTCTGTAAcaaatttaggaaaaaattcaaggaGGGTGCTGGTAGCAACAATATTACAGAACCATCAAAATTGAAAGATAAAGCTACGGGAGGGGGGGACCCTCCACCATCATCGGACGACGAAGGGGACGAAGCAAATCTGGATAGTTGTTTGAAACAACTGTCTTCAGCAGTTTCTTCACAACATTCAGCAGTTGCTGCATCATCACCACAGGAAGCTCCAGCACTTCATTCATCATCACTACAGGAGGGAGGTGCTGCTGCTcccagcagcagcaacaccCCTGTCGCTCCAATCGTATCTTCTGCAGTGGCCGGAATAGGCCTACCAGCAGCTgtcaccttccttctttacaaa CTCAACATACGGTTCAACAACAGCGGACACTTCATCAACAATAGGTTCTATAGAAACTTCTACCAACTATAA